The Synchiropus splendidus isolate RoL2022-P1 chromosome 1, RoL_Sspl_1.0, whole genome shotgun sequence genome includes a window with the following:
- the ccni gene encoding cyclin-I, with translation MKWAEPWGPQRLSFLLEKAASMEANMWKAYVPKKPSTLDTDISPAQRDEAVRWLTELHGRLLLYPETLVLAVSILDRFLASIKARPKYLRCIAIACFFLAAKTCEEDECVPSLKELADSSSCGCSPSEILRMERIILDKLNWDLHTATPLEFLQIYHAMVLSCPCEYLDSVLGMNRSQHLALLTRQLYLCMADNTLMQLRGSMLALALITLDLESCCPDWLALTIKLLKKSQIDTAELIHSRELVACSLSMPRSSLPPNAVYIYQHSQSPGLLPRQVQEASSLGTRSEATTAQQQTPAGAEGHQNSSTTEISLPALLSPPKHHRHPNYLQKVSLRCKASTKRKVEEMEVDDFFDCIKRLYNEDISVTYNITVREGAEALVGAIAGGEGEAAVCSVQSQPGGASSPCPPLQPASAS, from the exons GATACAGACATCTCCCCGGCTCAGCGGGATGAAGCTGTGCGCTGGCTGACGGAGCTCCATGGCCGACTGCTGCTCTACCCAGAAACTCTGGTGTTAGCTGTTAGCATCCTGGACCGCTTCCTCGCTTCCATCAAG GCCCGTCCAAAGTACCTGCGCTGCATCGCCATCGCCTGCTTCTTCCTGGCTGCCAAGACCTGTGAGGAGGATGAG tgtgttccCTCTCTGAAGGAGCTGGCTGACTCCAGCAGCTGTGGCTGTTCACCATCGGAGATCTTGAGGATGGAAAGGATCATCCTTGACAAACTCAACTGGGATCTGCACACTGCCACGCCGCTCGAATTCCTGCAAATC TACCATGCGATGGTCCTGTCATGCCCTTGTGAGTATTTGGACTCTGTTTTGGGAATGAACCGCTCTCAGCATCTCGCCCTCCTCACACGCCAACTCTACCTTTGTATGGCTGACAACACACTCATGCAG CTCAGAGGATCCATGCTGGCGCTGGCCCTCATCACCCTGGACCTGGAGTCCTGCTGTCCCGACTGGTTGGCTCTCACAATCaagcttttaaaaaaatcacag ATTGACACAGCTGAGCTGATTCATAGCCGAGAGCTGGTAGCTTGTAGTTTGTCCATGCCAAGATCTTCACTGCCTCCTAACGCAGTCTACATCTACCAGCACAGTCAGAGTCCAGGTCTTCTGCCGCGTCAGGTTCAGGAAGCCTCCTCTCTTG GGACCAGGAGCGAAGCTACCACAGCCCAGCAACAGACACCTGCTGGAGCTGAGGGTCATCAGAACTCTTCCACCACTGAGATCAGCCTCCCAGCTCTTCTGTCTCCGCCAAAACATCACAGACATCCAAACTACCTGCAGAAAGTCTCCCTGCGCTGCAAAGCATCAACCAAGCGCAAG gtggaggagatggaggtggacgACTTCTTTGACTGCATCAAACGGCTCTACAATGAAGATATCAGCGTGACGTACAACATCACCGTCCGTGAAGGGGCTGAAGCTCTGGTGGGGGCCAtcgcaggaggagaaggagaggctgCCGTTTGCAGTGTCCAGTCCCAACCAGGAGGCGCCTCCTCTCCCTGCCCTCCTCTGCAACCAGCCAGCGCCTCCTAG